The proteins below come from a single Bryobacter aggregatus MPL3 genomic window:
- a CDS encoding ankyrin repeat domain-containing protein, translating into MNLEQQKKQAREFLRAIRSGNVDALSRLRRHHARWATSDEREVRLQVSLHDAQFALAREQGFASWPKLKAHADPSSRSVHTRLFETDLGWIKDRVHGLLRTRYSAGPAALEQIREWHPRFCDRSDEEIRQAPFSEEDARLVYAREHGFDTWDDLTTRVKVLASNAAAAAAEPFMSAFAALRSGDVGRFEALLRTNLRLAGERGTNGNTLLNLAVSLASKPDWNGGLSSIEELLAAGSDINQGNNRGWTPLHQAAYANRRDIAALLIEKGAALDLEAHGSGGTPLIVALFWGNREVADLLGRNLVAPNNLRAAAGLGLQKLVEACFRPDGTLTPEACAARGFYRPHSGFPDWRPSTDPQEVLDEALVWACKSNRLDVLERLITAGARPNADPYRGTPLIWASVCNRPETVSWLLDHGAEINQKATFGGLTHGQGITALHLAAQYGHMAVVRLLVDRGADRSIKDDLYRSTAESAANHFGQCEVRDYLNALRT; encoded by the coding sequence TTGAACCTGGAGCAACAGAAGAAGCAGGCCCGCGAGTTCTTGCGGGCGATCCGATCTGGCAACGTCGATGCCCTTTCTCGGCTGCGGCGCCATCATGCACGCTGGGCAACTTCAGACGAACGGGAAGTCCGCCTGCAAGTTTCTCTGCACGATGCGCAATTTGCCCTCGCTCGTGAACAAGGATTTGCCAGTTGGCCCAAACTGAAGGCCCACGCCGATCCGTCTTCACGCTCGGTGCACACTCGACTTTTCGAAACGGACTTGGGTTGGATCAAGGACCGCGTTCATGGTTTGCTGCGCACGCGGTATTCGGCCGGCCCTGCCGCGCTCGAGCAAATTCGAGAATGGCATCCGCGCTTTTGTGATCGGAGCGATGAGGAAATTCGGCAGGCGCCCTTCTCCGAAGAAGATGCTCGATTGGTCTACGCCAGGGAACACGGTTTCGACACTTGGGACGACCTGACGACCCGCGTGAAAGTCCTGGCGTCGAACGCCGCCGCCGCGGCCGCGGAGCCTTTCATGAGCGCGTTCGCCGCCCTGCGATCAGGCGATGTTGGCCGCTTTGAAGCGTTACTGCGCACAAATCTCCGGTTGGCCGGAGAGCGCGGCACCAATGGCAATACCCTTCTCAATCTTGCTGTCAGTTTGGCCAGCAAACCAGACTGGAACGGCGGCCTTTCTTCCATCGAGGAGCTGCTGGCGGCAGGTTCCGACATCAATCAGGGCAACAATCGCGGTTGGACGCCGCTTCACCAGGCGGCGTACGCCAACCGGCGTGACATCGCCGCTTTGCTGATCGAGAAGGGCGCAGCACTGGACTTGGAAGCGCACGGCTCGGGCGGCACACCCCTAATCGTCGCGCTTTTCTGGGGGAATCGCGAGGTAGCCGACTTGTTGGGCCGTAATTTAGTCGCCCCGAACAATCTTCGCGCTGCTGCCGGTCTCGGCCTCCAGAAGTTGGTAGAGGCGTGCTTCCGGCCCGATGGCACACTGACTCCCGAAGCCTGCGCCGCCCGAGGCTTCTATCGCCCGCACAGTGGTTTCCCGGACTGGAGGCCCTCGACGGATCCGCAGGAGGTGCTGGACGAAGCGCTGGTGTGGGCCTGTAAGAGCAATCGCCTGGACGTGCTGGAACGGCTCATCACAGCCGGAGCGCGCCCGAATGCCGATCCATATCGAGGCACGCCCCTCATCTGGGCGTCCGTCTGCAACCGCCCTGAGACCGTCTCGTGGCTGCTTGATCACGGGGCGGAGATAAACCAGAAGGCCACCTTTGGCGGGCTGACCCACGGCCAAGGAATCACGGCTCTTCACCTGGCGGCTCAGTATGGGCACATGGCGGTGGTCAGGCTCCTGGTGGACCGAGGAGCGGATCGCTCCATCAAAGACGATCTCTATCGATCGACTGCCGAAAGCGCCGCCAACCACTTCGGGCAGTGCGAGGTTCGAGACTATCTGAATGCGCTTCGTACATAA
- a CDS encoding PRTRC system protein C, producing the protein MPLIITKMTRLFTFNGIRLPDPNPNMSVEEVKALYSAQYPELATAVVNGPEAVGDKMRYSFERAIGSKG; encoded by the coding sequence ATGCCCCTAATCATCACCAAAATGACCCGGCTTTTCACCTTCAACGGCATTCGCCTGCCTGATCCCAACCCGAACATGAGCGTCGAGGAAGTCAAGGCGCTTTACTCGGCTCAGTATCCCGAACTGGCCACCGCTGTCGTCAACGGGCCAGAAGCCGTTGGCGACAAGATGCGCTATTCCTTTGAGCGCGCGATCGGCAGCAAAGGGTGA
- a CDS encoding PRTRC system protein E, translating into MTDHTPTPGLFSQLLPMLAQRAILITVSKLEEGDQLQVNICPRLLKEGENQALTTPLSVCGNAAELDVELVPQVANFVAAQVRLHSNLSAIQKELAAAERAARDEASKKHKTVGNGGKKPEPQPLSLFETPAEEGD; encoded by the coding sequence ATGACAGACCACACCCCGACGCCAGGACTGTTCTCGCAGCTCTTGCCCATGTTGGCGCAACGCGCGATTCTCATAACCGTCTCCAAACTCGAAGAAGGCGACCAGTTGCAAGTCAACATCTGCCCACGGCTACTCAAGGAAGGTGAAAACCAGGCACTGACCACGCCGCTTTCGGTCTGCGGCAACGCAGCCGAACTCGATGTTGAACTCGTGCCACAGGTCGCCAACTTCGTAGCCGCCCAGGTCCGGCTGCATTCCAATCTTTCTGCAATCCAGAAGGAATTGGCCGCAGCTGAGCGAGCGGCCCGCGATGAGGCAAGCAAGAAGCACAAGACCGTCGGTAATGGCGGCAAGAAACCCGAGCCGCAACCGCTGAGCCTGTTTGAAACGCCAGCCGAGGAAGGAGATTAA
- a CDS encoding single-stranded DNA-binding protein: MSGLNQITIVGNVGAAPELSYGQNNQPYCRFSVAVNEQWKSNGEKRERVTWFPVVAFNGLSENCAAYIERGRTVAVVGRVQTREYEDKEGTQHHIMQVVAEKVTFLGSARKEESTSPARPGKPAQQPETDDDDLPF, encoded by the coding sequence ATGAGCGGACTCAATCAGATCACGATTGTCGGCAACGTCGGTGCCGCCCCGGAACTCAGCTACGGCCAGAACAACCAGCCGTACTGCCGGTTCTCGGTGGCCGTCAACGAGCAATGGAAGAGCAATGGCGAAAAACGCGAGCGGGTAACGTGGTTCCCGGTGGTGGCATTCAACGGCCTCTCGGAAAACTGTGCCGCCTACATTGAGCGCGGCCGCACCGTCGCCGTCGTCGGGCGCGTGCAAACGCGCGAGTACGAGGACAAGGAAGGAACCCAGCACCACATCATGCAGGTCGTCGCCGAGAAGGTGACCTTCCTTGGCTCTGCCCGCAAAGAAGAGTCGACGTCGCCTGCCCGTCCCGGTAAGCCTGCCCAGCAGCCCGAAACCGATGACGATGACCTGCCCTTCTGA
- a CDS encoding DUF3150 domain-containing protein gives MATQSSLFSSAATALAIPIPIIPGGNCEGGVPPTPPPLVPIHDPSLDLARKTVCIKVRLSTMGNTRKVSTSQIEADADKDLLRVSKHLLDSAELKAIGRFDGEVRRFLYNICLPFEVGIHLLPVASIEVVEEKLRHFATQRQELVKAFLAAYPALCHEAAKRLRGLYNPADYPPASDVEREFGFAWQYVSFGVPDQLKGISQEVWQQEREKAAQRMAEASSEIQQVLRETMAKLVQHMAERLKVGEDGKPVRFKETTVSNLVEFLANFEFRNVTDDAELQALVNQARTLLQGVEADDLRSTGELRARVQSGMEGLASQLDTMLTKTGGRKFRFDEE, from the coding sequence ATGGCTACACAAAGCAGTCTCTTTTCGTCTGCCGCGACGGCGCTCGCCATCCCGATTCCCATTATCCCCGGAGGCAACTGCGAGGGCGGCGTCCCGCCGACTCCGCCTCCGCTAGTTCCCATCCATGACCCCAGTCTCGATCTCGCGCGGAAGACCGTATGCATCAAGGTTCGCCTTTCCACGATGGGCAACACCCGCAAGGTGTCCACCTCGCAGATTGAGGCCGACGCCGACAAGGATCTTCTCCGCGTCTCCAAGCACTTGCTCGATTCCGCTGAACTCAAGGCCATAGGCCGCTTCGACGGCGAGGTCCGCCGCTTCCTTTACAACATCTGCCTCCCCTTCGAAGTGGGAATTCATCTGCTGCCGGTTGCCTCGATCGAAGTAGTGGAAGAGAAGCTCCGCCACTTTGCCACCCAGCGGCAGGAACTGGTGAAAGCCTTCCTTGCCGCTTACCCGGCCCTCTGCCACGAAGCGGCGAAGCGTTTGCGTGGCCTCTACAACCCGGCGGACTATCCGCCGGCCAGCGATGTTGAACGCGAGTTCGGCTTCGCTTGGCAATACGTCAGCTTCGGTGTACCAGACCAACTGAAGGGCATCTCTCAGGAGGTATGGCAGCAGGAGCGGGAGAAGGCGGCCCAACGCATGGCCGAAGCGTCATCGGAGATCCAGCAGGTCCTGCGCGAAACCATGGCCAAGCTGGTGCAGCACATGGCGGAGCGGTTGAAGGTCGGCGAGGACGGCAAGCCCGTCCGCTTCAAGGAAACCACCGTGTCCAACCTCGTTGAGTTCCTCGCCAACTTTGAATTCCGTAACGTCACCGATGATGCGGAACTGCAAGCGCTCGTCAACCAGGCCCGCACGCTCCTTCAAGGGGTGGAGGCGGATGACCTGCGATCGACGGGAGAACTCCGCGCCCGTGTCCAATCGGGCATGGAAGGTCTCGCATCGCAACTCGACACCATGCTCACGAAGACCGGCGGCCGGAAGTTCCGGTTCGACGAGGAGTAA
- a CDS encoding gamma-glutamylcyclotransferase family protein: MWEVDKQARCLNNAQSKKHRGSSKTDWRFGLATRNIEPDTELASNFTVQQYRDIRALLTSEPEDASAWSLVINAISRRIDERFLKPIDDLARFDDDDNLPYRPGFAILALDCLLIDTVQSFREGRTTTGEHSPAYSFKSFLRNERFSDFNSADRDEFFGYVRNAILHNGETRKDWRIRIDNDSMLTRGPTTKARTLNRKRFHDAVKASCQDLISDLHNGDSEVRKNFLSRLDAMAGMPIDPMKHMYFAYGSNLKSEECRRTAPNAEGHSVAFLPGFKLAFSKHSSTRNGDAATIVNDPTSMVWGYVYRMTDSDKESLRKREGGYDEVELTVQLVSPESDNAPTPQRVFTFIAQQECQNRCGPPAPYLDLIIEGATERSLPEPYRQVLQKLRAAAD; this comes from the coding sequence ATGTGGGAAGTTGATAAGCAAGCCAGATGCCTTAATAATGCTCAGAGCAAGAAGCATCGCGGCAGTAGCAAAACTGATTGGAGATTTGGGTTGGCAACAAGAAACATTGAACCCGACACAGAGCTTGCGTCGAACTTTACAGTTCAGCAATACCGTGACATCCGTGCGCTACTCACCTCAGAGCCCGAAGACGCAAGTGCATGGAGCCTGGTGATCAATGCGATCAGCAGGCGCATCGACGAGCGTTTCCTGAAACCGATCGATGACCTTGCTCGCTTCGATGACGACGACAATCTACCGTATCGACCCGGATTCGCAATTCTGGCTCTCGATTGCTTATTGATCGACACGGTTCAATCATTTCGCGAAGGCAGGACAACTACAGGCGAGCACAGTCCTGCGTATTCGTTCAAATCTTTTCTGCGAAACGAGAGGTTCTCTGACTTCAATAGCGCAGATAGAGATGAGTTTTTTGGCTACGTCCGCAATGCAATCCTGCACAATGGTGAAACCCGAAAAGACTGGAGAATCCGCATTGACAATGACAGCATGCTGACAAGGGGCCCAACTACCAAAGCGCGGACGCTCAATCGGAAGCGGTTCCACGATGCTGTAAAAGCAAGCTGTCAAGATCTCATAAGTGATTTGCACAATGGCGATTCTGAAGTTCGCAAGAACTTCCTAAGTCGCCTAGATGCGATGGCTGGAATGCCAATTGATCCCATGAAACACATGTATTTTGCTTACGGGTCCAACCTGAAGAGCGAGGAATGTCGCCGAACTGCACCGAACGCAGAAGGGCACTCCGTCGCTTTCCTCCCGGGCTTCAAACTCGCTTTCTCTAAGCACTCATCAACCCGCAACGGCGACGCCGCGACGATCGTGAACGACCCTACAAGCATGGTGTGGGGTTACGTGTACCGAATGACCGACTCGGATAAAGAGTCGCTCCGGAAACGCGAAGGAGGGTACGACGAAGTTGAGCTCACCGTGCAATTAGTTTCACCGGAGAGCGATAACGCACCCACACCGCAGCGTGTGTTTACGTTTATTGCACAGCAGGAGTGCCAGAACCGCTGCGGGCCACCGGCACCATATCTTGATTTGATTATCGAAGGCGCAACAGAGAGAAGCCTCCCGGAGCCCTATCGACAAGTACTTCAGAAACTGAGGGCGGCGGCAGACTAA
- a CDS encoding 4Fe-4S single cluster domain-containing protein, translated as MTLRLHSLMECSTVNGPGRRAVIWTQGCSLHCSGCWNPETHNALLGFQHEVLEIVEWLLNLSSDNSIEGLTISGGEPMEQAPAILELLHQLKAATPALSVGLFSGYSERELHSTDWLAIRSHLDFAVLGRYNPRRPGTNAMVSSTNQTLHLYTSHYSRADFAEQSVEIQIDDTGLTQITGFPILGSLFVD; from the coding sequence ATGACGCTCCGCCTTCATTCATTGATGGAGTGCAGCACAGTGAACGGCCCCGGCAGGAGAGCGGTGATCTGGACCCAGGGCTGCTCGCTCCACTGTTCCGGCTGCTGGAATCCGGAAACCCACAACGCACTCCTCGGCTTCCAGCATGAGGTACTCGAGATCGTCGAATGGCTTTTGAACCTAAGTAGCGATAACAGCATCGAGGGGCTGACAATCAGCGGCGGCGAACCCATGGAGCAAGCGCCGGCAATATTGGAGTTGCTCCACCAACTGAAAGCCGCCACCCCTGCCCTAAGTGTCGGGCTGTTCTCCGGCTACTCCGAACGGGAACTGCACAGCACCGACTGGTTGGCCATTCGGAGTCACCTCGACTTCGCCGTCCTCGGTCGCTACAACCCCAGGCGTCCTGGCACAAACGCCATGGTCTCCTCCACCAACCAAACGCTTCACCTCTACACCTCACACTATTCAAGGGCCGACTTCGCGGAGCAGTCTGTCGAGATCCAAATCGACGACACCGGACTGACCCAAATCACCGGCTTCCCCATTCTCGGCTCACTTTTCGTCGACTGA
- a CDS encoding DUF1257 domain-containing protein has protein sequence MSKYEELRTILSDERHLLDALSDLGYSPEVSPAGLSLYGYLGDERPEKANIVIRRRQLNSASNDIGFARDANGVYRALISEYDRGIGFDDAWLGRIAQTYKERQTMAVAKAKGYRFVGRQVVETQAGKKVQLHFAVR, from the coding sequence ATGAGCAAGTACGAAGAATTACGAACAATTCTGTCCGACGAGCGCCACCTTTTGGACGCGCTCAGCGACCTTGGCTACAGCCCAGAAGTCTCTCCTGCGGGCCTGAGCCTTTACGGCTACCTCGGCGACGAACGCCCCGAAAAGGCGAACATCGTCATCCGCCGCCGACAACTCAATTCGGCGAGCAACGACATTGGCTTTGCCCGTGACGCGAACGGCGTGTACCGTGCCCTCATTAGCGAATACGACCGTGGCATCGGGTTCGATGACGCCTGGCTGGGCCGAATCGCCCAAACCTACAAGGAGCGTCAAACGATGGCGGTCGCAAAGGCGAAGGGCTATCGGTTCGTGGGTCGGCAGGTCGTTGAGACCCAGGCCGGCAAGAAGGTACAACTCCACTTTGCGGTTCGCTGA
- a CDS encoding AAA family ATPase, producing the protein MSRSTEEFRSVFRAARRAATPLLAVRTPDPASTMAQVTASLNGKSEVPIVAWDILNGLAGRNEAGKAAVAKLVGENAGQLGPADALAAAQKITKDTILFFLNPQRVWEQVDVLQGIWNLRDVFKTTGQMLVLVTTPGAALPTELQSDVMVLDEPLPSTEELAALVRETFEAAELPEPTEETITRAVDALVGLAAFPAEQVLAMSLSKDGLDFERLWDRKRQAVEQTPGLTIWRGGETFDQIGGCENIKRFLDAVIHGEEAPRVVVFVDEIEKAFAGSGTDTSGVKTEMTGTMLSWMQDRNADGVIFIGPPGAAKSAVAKAAGATAGIPTVAFDLSAMQSSLVGGSGERLRSALQVVDAISQGRSLWIATCNSITSLPPELRRRFTLGTFFFDLPTAEEREAIWNIYEQRWDVSGERPDDDGWTGAEIKECCRKAWRLKLSLSDSAGYIVPVSRSAADQIEALRRQSSGRFLSAAISGTYRTDEPTSVNAQRRVLRTVIE; encoded by the coding sequence ATGTCTCGTTCCACCGAGGAATTCCGTAGTGTATTCAGAGCCGCCCGCCGGGCAGCCACCCCGCTGCTCGCAGTGCGCACCCCCGACCCGGCCAGCACCATGGCTCAGGTAACGGCCAGCCTGAATGGCAAGAGTGAAGTACCGATCGTGGCTTGGGACATTCTCAACGGCCTCGCGGGCAGGAATGAAGCGGGCAAAGCGGCCGTGGCAAAGCTGGTTGGTGAGAATGCCGGTCAACTCGGCCCCGCCGACGCCCTTGCCGCGGCGCAGAAGATTACCAAGGACACGATCCTGTTCTTCCTCAATCCGCAGCGAGTTTGGGAACAGGTGGATGTCCTGCAAGGCATCTGGAATCTCCGCGATGTCTTCAAGACCACCGGGCAGATGCTGGTCCTTGTCACTACTCCCGGTGCGGCACTCCCCACGGAGTTGCAAAGCGACGTGATGGTTCTCGATGAGCCGTTGCCATCAACTGAAGAACTCGCCGCACTTGTGCGGGAGACGTTTGAAGCTGCTGAACTCCCCGAGCCAACGGAAGAGACAATCACCCGGGCCGTGGACGCACTCGTAGGCCTCGCAGCCTTCCCAGCCGAACAGGTCCTCGCAATGTCGCTCTCGAAAGACGGGCTCGATTTCGAGCGCCTTTGGGATCGCAAGCGCCAAGCCGTGGAACAAACGCCCGGACTCACCATTTGGCGGGGCGGCGAAACCTTCGATCAAATCGGCGGCTGTGAAAACATCAAGCGTTTTCTTGATGCTGTAATTCACGGTGAGGAAGCACCCCGCGTCGTCGTTTTCGTAGACGAGATTGAGAAGGCCTTCGCCGGCAGTGGGACCGACACTTCGGGTGTGAAGACCGAGATGACCGGCACGATGTTGAGTTGGATGCAGGATCGGAACGCCGACGGCGTCATCTTCATCGGTCCGCCCGGCGCGGCGAAGTCCGCCGTGGCAAAGGCCGCAGGGGCGACCGCTGGGATTCCAACTGTAGCCTTCGATCTCAGCGCTATGCAGAGTTCGCTGGTTGGCGGTTCGGGCGAAAGACTGCGATCTGCCCTCCAGGTGGTCGATGCCATCTCCCAAGGCCGCAGCCTCTGGATCGCCACCTGTAACTCCATCACGAGCCTCCCACCCGAACTGCGACGCCGCTTCACGCTGGGAACCTTCTTCTTTGACCTCCCGACGGCCGAAGAGCGCGAAGCCATCTGGAACATCTACGAGCAGCGCTGGGATGTATCCGGCGAGCGCCCCGACGACGACGGCTGGACCGGCGCGGAAATCAAGGAATGCTGCCGGAAGGCATGGCGGCTAAAGCTTTCGTTAAGCGATTCAGCAGGCTACATCGTCCCGGTCTCGCGTTCTGCTGCGGACCAGATAGAAGCGCTGCGACGGCAATCGTCGGGGCGATTCTTGAGTGCAGCCATTTCAGGCACATACCGCACTGATGAACCTACTTCGGTCAACGCTCAAAGGCGCGTCCTGCGCACTGTGATCGAATGA
- a CDS encoding CPBP family intramembrane glutamic endopeptidase — MDFPENVTAVACTLGFLWLMWSLLGKLNTHGFEFLNWHPISRASIAIAFFAGMIAGLIAAYAFHGYGRSASPAFTEVWHAITIGPLFEELVFRGYLFWAVGTLLQRLASSLSPLTTIWVAALFSLAHAPKPGITESQLAAIFGTGLLYGLLRQRSGSTLPPVIAHMVFNAVIYTAAVFF, encoded by the coding sequence GTGGACTTTCCGGAAAACGTGACCGCCGTCGCATGCACTCTGGGCTTTCTCTGGCTCATGTGGAGCTTGCTAGGCAAGCTCAATACCCATGGCTTCGAGTTCCTCAATTGGCATCCGATCAGCCGGGCGTCGATCGCCATTGCATTTTTCGCCGGGATGATCGCCGGACTCATCGCAGCTTACGCTTTCCACGGCTACGGCCGCAGCGCTAGTCCGGCATTTACGGAAGTCTGGCATGCCATTACGATCGGCCCGCTCTTTGAGGAACTGGTCTTTCGCGGTTACCTGTTCTGGGCCGTCGGCACACTGCTTCAGCGCCTCGCCTCTTCCCTCAGTCCACTGACTACGATATGGGTCGCCGCGCTCTTCTCCCTCGCGCATGCCCCGAAGCCAGGCATTACCGAAAGCCAGTTGGCTGCCATCTTTGGCACGGGTCTGCTTTACGGATTGCTGAGACAACGCTCAGGCTCCACCCTCCCGCCAGTCATCGCCCACATGGTCTTCAACGCGGTCATCTATACGGCCGCCGTCTTTTTCTAA
- a CDS encoding siphovirus Gp157 family protein: MLQQAAPRDPRSLFEIDEHLVELMDRAEDAAGEGQELSAELVEELNEYIAAFHAKVDRIAGYLRWQESIALICGTEAERLSARKKAAEGRVTRLKGMLQHFMLSRDLKRLEGERASIGLQQNSAASLVVDDPLKIGECYFERTIGFTKTELQELVYQLPDGDLRKGLEAQLKAEGWQVNGSAVRSAIVNGVLVEGARLVKGHHIRLR; the protein is encoded by the coding sequence ATGCTTCAGCAAGCCGCACCGCGCGATCCCCGGTCGCTGTTCGAGATCGACGAACACCTCGTCGAACTGATGGACCGGGCAGAGGACGCAGCCGGGGAAGGGCAAGAGCTCTCCGCCGAACTGGTGGAAGAACTGAACGAGTACATCGCTGCTTTCCACGCAAAGGTGGATCGCATCGCCGGCTACCTGCGCTGGCAGGAGTCTATTGCCCTGATTTGCGGTACGGAAGCCGAGCGTCTGTCCGCGCGGAAGAAGGCAGCCGAGGGCCGGGTCACCCGGCTCAAAGGAATGCTGCAGCACTTCATGCTTTCTCGCGACCTGAAGCGCCTCGAAGGCGAACGGGCCTCCATCGGACTGCAACAGAACTCGGCCGCCTCCCTGGTAGTCGATGACCCGCTCAAGATCGGCGAATGCTACTTCGAGCGGACCATCGGCTTCACCAAGACCGAACTGCAGGAGTTGGTTTATCAGTTGCCCGACGGCGATCTGCGCAAGGGCCTCGAAGCGCAACTCAAAGCCGAGGGTTGGCAGGTGAATGGGAGCGCAGTTCGCTCAGCCATCGTGAATGGCGTCCTCGTGGAGGGTGCCCGGCTGGTGAAAGGCCATCACATCCGGTTACGGTAG
- a CDS encoding helicase-related protein — translation MALDNISAYLREYGTELGNRVLAQFPALHAPGDLLAKEIQQLKRSPFPAQAMAIMGIVKRWQEARCAAAVAECGTGKTLISLGSVFTHAAGRPFTALAMVPPQLVEKWARECFLTIPGVRVFIIDGVRNGIGSNGHTGVNEVRLRNGKILREGLRTTLSEIRLAGKHRSARAKWQALVQGPSIFVFSRERAKLGYFWRHVIRTARSGPFLGNVVNPDTGIPVATSDDQLRRADFRKVKHSEVVIPETNRGRRPFFSPLWQADNRKIHRMAPIEFIGRYMRDFFDYGIADEVHELKGETAQGNALGTLASACGHTVILTGTLLGGYADELFNILYRLDARAMREDGFDHGESGLRQFAEAYGVLEKVTTIEASENSCSKARVSTTVKRRPGASPLLFGKYLMNMAAFVSLEDISGALPSYLEEVISVEMDPTLRKAYSDLESDIQGALRDHHGNASVISTAMNALLLYPDRPFGLGALYGHSVNPESGERERFLIAEPADLDESVVYAKERRLLTEVKSELAQGRKVQIYAVYTQKRDVTRRLQRILREGGVRAEVLTADTPPEQREAWYERQLKNGMQVCICHPKLVQTGLDLLEFPTILFYETGYSTYVLRQASRRSWRIGQKHPVRVGFLTYAGTAQESCLRLMGKKLLVSLAMEGKLQAEGLQKMDEDDDVLTAMARELVTRQGVGEQAAEVWRSLQTQAPQQQAPKPAAIVVDVMPEPELPIAVMGPAVQLSLF, via the coding sequence GTGGCATTGGACAATATCAGCGCGTACCTGCGCGAATACGGCACAGAACTGGGCAATCGAGTTCTCGCACAATTCCCGGCGCTTCACGCTCCGGGCGACCTGCTCGCCAAAGAAATCCAGCAGTTGAAGCGCTCCCCTTTCCCGGCGCAGGCCATGGCGATCATGGGCATCGTCAAGCGCTGGCAGGAAGCTCGCTGCGCCGCGGCGGTTGCGGAATGCGGCACCGGGAAGACGCTTATCTCATTGGGCAGCGTGTTCACCCACGCAGCGGGTCGGCCCTTCACCGCCCTCGCAATGGTCCCTCCGCAACTCGTCGAAAAGTGGGCACGCGAATGCTTCCTCACAATTCCCGGCGTTCGAGTCTTCATCATCGACGGCGTCCGCAACGGCATAGGTTCAAATGGGCACACCGGGGTGAACGAGGTGCGGCTCCGAAACGGAAAAATCCTCCGCGAAGGCCTCCGCACCACCCTGAGCGAAATCCGGCTTGCGGGCAAACACCGCTCAGCGCGCGCGAAATGGCAGGCTCTCGTACAAGGGCCGAGCATCTTCGTCTTCTCACGCGAACGTGCGAAACTGGGCTACTTCTGGCGGCACGTCATCCGCACTGCGAGAAGCGGACCCTTCCTCGGAAACGTGGTGAACCCCGACACCGGCATACCCGTCGCCACCAGCGATGACCAGCTCCGCCGGGCCGACTTCCGCAAAGTGAAGCATTCAGAAGTGGTCATCCCAGAAACAAATCGCGGCCGGCGGCCCTTCTTCAGTCCGCTCTGGCAGGCCGACAACCGCAAGATCCACCGCATGGCGCCCATTGAATTCATCGGGCGCTACATGCGGGACTTCTTCGACTACGGCATCGCCGACGAAGTCCACGAACTCAAGGGCGAGACGGCGCAGGGTAACGCACTTGGCACCCTCGCATCAGCCTGCGGCCATACCGTCATCCTTACGGGGACCCTGCTTGGCGGATACGCCGACGAGCTATTCAACATCCTCTACCGGTTGGACGCGCGCGCCATGCGCGAAGACGGCTTCGACCATGGCGAAAGCGGGTTGCGTCAGTTCGCCGAGGCCTATGGGGTATTAGAAAAAGTGACGACCATCGAAGCCTCGGAAAACTCCTGCTCCAAGGCGCGCGTCAGCACCACCGTAAAGCGCCGGCCCGGCGCTTCGCCGCTCCTCTTCGGCAAATACCTCATGAACATGGCCGCGTTCGTGTCGCTCGAGGACATTTCTGGCGCACTGCCCAGCTATCTGGAAGAGGTGATTTCGGTCGAGATGGACCCGACCCTGCGGAAGGCGTATTCTGATCTCGAATCCGACATCCAGGGCGCCCTTCGCGATCACCACGGCAATGCTTCCGTGATCAGCACGGCAATGAACGCGCTGCTGCTTTACCCGGACCGTCCCTTCGGGCTAGGAGCGCTCTATGGCCATAGCGTCAATCCGGAATCGGGGGAGCGGGAACGCTTCCTCATTGCAGAGCCAGCGGATCTCGATGAGAGCGTCGTGTACGCCAAAGAGCGGCGTCTGCTCACAGAGGTGAAGAGCGAGTTGGCACAAGGCCGCAAGGTGCAAATCTATGCCGTGTACACCCAGAAGCGGGATGTCACGCGGAGGCTGCAACGCATATTGCGGGAAGGCGGCGTACGGGCCGAAGTGCTAACGGCGGACACACCGCCAGAGCAGCGCGAAGCCTGGTACGAGCGCCAACTCAAGAATGGCATGCAAGTCTGCATCTGCCACCCGAAGCTCGTGCAGACCGGCCTTGACCTGCTGGAATTCCCCACGATCCTATTCTATGAGACCGGCTACTCTACCTACGTACTCCGCCAGGCAAGCCGGCGTAGTTGGCGGATCGGGCAGAAGCATCCCGTCCGGGTCGGCTTCCTGACCTACGCCGGCACAGCCCAGGAAAGTTGTCTCCGCCTGATGGGTAAGAAACTCCTTGTCTCGCTTGCCATGGAGGGCAAGCTGCAAGCCGAAGGGCTGCAGAAAATGGACGAGGACGACGATGTCCTTACGGCCATGGCCCGCGAACTGGTAACCCGCCAGGGCGTCGGTGAGCAGGCCGCCGAAGTGTGGCGCTCCCTGCAAACACAGGCACCCCAGCAGCAGGCCCCGAAACCAGCGGCCATCGTCGTCGATGTCATGCCGGAACCAGAACTGCCAATCGCGGTAATGGGCCCGGCCGTTCAGCTTTCACTCTTCTGA